Genomic window (Lycium ferocissimum isolate CSIRO_LF1 unplaced genomic scaffold, AGI_CSIRO_Lferr_CH_V1 ctg594, whole genome shotgun sequence):
caattactcccaccaatcatttaccaacctcattaatttccaccaacctttatttatgtctacaatgtaggaggattatattaaagagtaattacattactattcatgttaaattttcatttttattaaactaaagtttgatcaattgatgttgtattttttagaaaggccttctagtagcgtattaatgaactatgacttactcatttagtaagattgtataagaattgtgAATGTTTTGAGAGTTTTCATAACTTGtgaggtttttatgtctataagagaaaatacaacttaagatatccaaattacatgtccaaacatggcttcaaatcatggtttgaaaccatgtccaaacggctccttagtTGTTAATGTATCCAAGATTATAATCTTTATGAAACTTGATGTATTCCTTTCTGTGAAATGATGTAAGATTTCACCTTACCTCAAAAAGAAATGTACCTTCAgcaaaatgcaaaaaataagTAGTGCAATTATTGTCGATGTTAAAGTTACAAATGCCCCGTGATATTGACTATGTTCCTCTTAGTTCTGCTGACATTCATAAATAATCTTGAACCCTAGGATATCTCCAGATCCTAGTGACAAATAAAGAAACTAACTAATATAGTGATTGTACAAAGTACAATGGTCTCTAAAAAGACAACAAAGTTCCTAAATTTGTTTAGTGCATCAAAGAAAATATATCATGGAGCTCAGAATCTAACTTCCGATCAGAAGCAAACTCATGAACTTCTCCATTAACTAATTCTACTGTACTACATCCTCGTTCTTTCTCTATCTGTTTCTCGCCTTCGTTGAAGTAGTCTTTAGCTTTATCTACCAATATGTGGCGTAAGCAGGATTTTTGTCCAAGCAATGCCGGCTTGGCTGCTTATTATCATGTTTCGGCATGTAAATGAGTTTGGATTATAAGGGACTGTGGTTCTTTAAAAGTTTTACTTCCTATCTCAGAGTAGagacttattttgaattattttctaACAATGTGGCGTCTTTATTCGCACCCTTTCTTTTGaccagaaaaagaaaaggaaaaaaggtaaaaaagaagaagaagagtgtATGACACTATTAATCTTTGGATTGAGTTAGTAGTTTACTTTTCAATTGATATAAACCCTTTATTAGTGGAAAGATCTCTTAGCAAAGGAATGGATTCTAACATAAAACTTACAagttctttttctcttttttgataagtaaaatgTCATTTAATTAAATGAAGCAACCATAGGGTCGAAATTACAGAACTGCAACGTATGTAAATTATGGTTTTGGCGTACTTCAAATttacaactatttttttttttttggggaatccCGAAAAGGAAACCCGCAACCACTACCTTTCGGGTAGGCACTGAATAACCCGTTtactgtgcaatagctcgcaaacaaCACAGGAGATGTAAATCACACTTGGCAAGCCCGTTGTAACGAGCTTTGACTGATAAGACTGCTGATGAGGAGAATCGATCCCAGGTTTCCCATGTGGGAAACCACTCATCCAACCAACTCAGCCATCCCTTGTGGATAACAGTTCCAAGTTATTTTCCCATTAAATTAAGCCGCTCCATAAATATCCTGGTTAAGGTTCAGTGAaaagtttgaaatattcttcttttattgaaaaaaaagaagaatcaaTTAAACCGTTTTTTTCATGGCAGTTGGTCTTTACCggtattttgaaaagaaaaaaaagagtgtAAGGGTGCAACCTTTTATGACAGTTGAATGCCGCCAGTTCCAATAGACACATCGTTTCTTTAATCCCACAATTTGAAATTAAGTACTAAATCAGAtcattttctttcattctttattcAGTTTATTCCTAAGCATCACCAAAGAAATAAAACCAAATTCAATTTACATTCTTCATTTCGCTCGATTCCCTCTTGAAAATACAAGGtttctttcttgtttatttttcatTGCATTTTTGTTTCACCTCATAATTTTACGGAGTAGAAAATCTCTGTGTTGTGTGGgcaaagaacttttttttttttgtttgtttcacATAGTTTGAGTGTCTGCAAGGCTAGTATGATTCTAGTTTGTACAATGCAACGAGTCAAAGAACTTTCAGTTGTTACAATTTTCATCATTGCGTTTCATTTCTTGGTAAACGAACTTAATTGCTCCCTCTGTTTATGATTCAGAGTACTTGGATCAAATTATCTCATTTTCTGTGTGATTCTGACATAgaattttcaagttttttttttttttaaaactaaaatttacatatttagaaacaacTACTACTTTCAGTTTCTTAATTTATTAACTGATTGAGTCGAATATTGTCCAACCATTTTCAGGTTAAACTATGGCTGATGTGAACGGAGAGCTTGATCTAAACAAGAAGATAGCCTCATCAGATAAGAACGGAGAGCTTGATCTGAACGAGAAGATACCCTCATTGGATGAGCACGAAAAGCTTTATCTGAACGAGAATACAGCCTCATCGTCGGATGAGAACGAAGAGCTTGATCTGAACGAGAAGATACCCTTATTGGATGAGAACGAAGAGCTTGATCTGAACGAGAAGATAGCCTCATCGGATGAGAACGGTGAGTACCTTGATCTTAACCAGAAGGTAGACGAGGAGTACTTTGATCTGTACGAGAAGATACACTCATTGGAGCGTGAAAAAGAATTTCTACTCAGGAAAGTTGAGGAGTTAGAGGCGAGCGGAAATCATCAAAGAGTTGAATTACAAGCGAAGGAAAGGGAAATTGGGGGCTTAAAGAGGACGATTGAGGAACAAGATGGCGCTTTGTTTACATCCAGTGAGTTGGCGAAGAGGGCTAGAGAAGAAATGCTAACTAA
Coding sequences:
- the LOC132045077 gene encoding uncharacterized protein LOC132045077, encoding MADVNGELDLNKKIASSDKNGELDLNEKIPSLDEHEKLYLNENTASSSDENEELDLNEKIPLLDENEELDLNEKIASSDENGEYLDLNQKVDEEYFDLYEKIHSLEREKEFLLRKVEELEASGNHQRVELQAKEREIGGLKRTIEEQDGALFTSSELAKRAREEMLTKISELENKLEIQENERLSDLNEKVDESSGVNEE